Proteins co-encoded in one Ruegeria sp. HKCCD4315 genomic window:
- a CDS encoding flagellar motor switch protein FliG — protein MQDTNALIQAAPGASAPLATGNDDTPRLVPRTLTSRQKAAVVVRLLLNEGADLPLEELPDDLQERLTHQLGEMGLVDRVTLDAVAQEFSEALNNLGLAFPHGLAGALDAVTGKIAPKTAARLRKVAGVRQVGDPWQRLRDIPAEDLAAMAQAESTEVAAVMLSKMDTAQAAQMLGHMPGPVARRITYAVSKTANVTPESVERIGWSLAAQLDQRPAQAFDDGPGARVGAILNQSAAATRDDLLNALDEDDAAFADLVRQSIFTFAHISSRIAARDVPAILREVDQPVLVTALTGAAADDDKASVEFLLSNISSRMADNLREEMGERGRVKQSEAEDAMTQVVGAIRTLADAGTIALVDPEEEAE, from the coding sequence ATGCAGGACACAAACGCATTGATACAAGCGGCACCCGGGGCATCCGCTCCGCTTGCCACAGGGAATGACGACACACCGCGACTTGTTCCCAGGACATTGACCAGCCGCCAGAAGGCCGCGGTTGTTGTGCGCCTTTTGCTCAACGAAGGCGCGGATCTTCCTTTGGAAGAACTGCCAGATGATCTGCAAGAAAGGCTGACACATCAACTTGGCGAGATGGGGCTGGTGGATCGTGTAACTCTGGATGCCGTGGCGCAGGAATTCAGCGAGGCTTTGAATAACCTTGGGCTGGCGTTTCCGCACGGGCTGGCAGGAGCACTGGATGCAGTAACCGGAAAAATCGCCCCCAAAACGGCCGCCCGTCTGCGCAAAGTGGCGGGTGTACGTCAGGTTGGCGATCCGTGGCAAAGACTGCGCGACATCCCTGCCGAGGATCTTGCCGCCATGGCTCAGGCGGAAAGCACCGAAGTGGCTGCTGTGATGCTGTCCAAAATGGACACCGCACAGGCGGCTCAGATGCTGGGTCATATGCCCGGCCCGGTGGCCCGTCGGATCACTTACGCGGTTTCAAAGACGGCTAACGTCACCCCCGAATCGGTCGAACGAATTGGCTGGTCTTTGGCTGCGCAATTGGATCAGCGTCCGGCTCAGGCGTTCGATGACGGCCCCGGCGCGCGTGTTGGCGCGATCCTGAACCAGTCTGCGGCTGCAACGCGTGACGATTTGCTGAATGCACTGGATGAGGATGACGCCGCTTTTGCCGATCTCGTGCGTCAATCAATCTTTACCTTCGCCCATATCTCCAGCCGTATCGCAGCCCGCGATGTTCCCGCCATACTGCGCGAAGTGGACCAACCCGTTCTGGTCACGGCCCTAACCGGAGCAGCCGCCGATGATGACAAAGCATCGGTCGAGTTTCTTTTGTCCAACATCTCGTCCCGCATGGCGGATAATCTGCGCGAAGAGATGGGCGAACGTGGACGCGTCAAGCAATCTGAAGCTGAAGACGCGATGACACAGGTGGTTGGTGCCATTCGGACATTGGCTGATGCAGGAACAATCGCTTTGGTCGATCCCGAAGAAGAGGCCGAATAG
- the purB gene encoding adenylosuccinate lyase — protein sequence MIPRYSRPDMVTIWSPESKFRIWYEIEAHACDAMADLGVIPRENAEAVWKAKDVEFDVARIDEIEAVTKHDVIAFLTHLAEHVGSEEARFVHQGMTSSDVLDTCLNVQLTRAADILIADLEGLLAALKRRAIEHKDTVRIGRSHGIHAEPTTMGLTFARFYAEMDRNLSRMRDARAEIATGAISGAVGTFANIDPRVEEHVCDQMGLVPEPISTQVIPRDRHAAFFATLGVIASSIENIAIEIRHMQRTEVLEGAEFFSMGQKGSSAMPHKKNPVLTENLTGLARMVRAAVIPAMENVALWHERDISHSSVERMIGPDATITLDFALARLTGVVDKMLIFPENMMENMNKFPGLVMSQRVLLALTQAGVSREDAYAMVQRNALKVWEHRTDFKEELLADADVTAALSPEEIEEKFDLGYHTKHVDTIFARVFGE from the coding sequence ATGATTCCTCGTTATTCCCGCCCTGACATGGTCACCATCTGGTCGCCCGAGAGCAAGTTCCGCATCTGGTACGAGATCGAGGCACATGCTTGCGATGCCATGGCCGATCTGGGCGTCATCCCGCGCGAAAATGCTGAGGCCGTGTGGAAAGCCAAAGACGTGGAGTTCGACGTAGCCCGTATTGATGAGATTGAGGCCGTCACCAAACACGATGTCATCGCCTTCCTGACCCATCTGGCCGAGCATGTGGGCAGCGAAGAAGCCCGTTTTGTGCATCAGGGCATGACCAGTTCCGACGTGCTGGACACCTGCCTGAACGTACAACTGACCCGCGCCGCTGACATCCTGATCGCCGATCTTGAAGGCCTTCTGGCCGCGCTCAAGCGCCGCGCGATTGAACATAAGGACACTGTACGCATCGGTCGTAGCCACGGCATCCATGCCGAGCCGACCACGATGGGCCTGACCTTTGCCCGCTTCTACGCCGAGATGGACCGCAACCTGTCGCGGATGCGGGACGCTCGCGCGGAAATCGCCACCGGCGCGATCAGCGGCGCAGTTGGCACCTTCGCCAATATCGATCCACGCGTTGAGGAACATGTCTGCGACCAGATGGGATTGGTGCCTGAGCCGATCAGCACGCAGGTCATTCCGCGTGACCGCCACGCCGCGTTCTTTGCGACTCTGGGCGTCATCGCCAGCAGCATCGAAAACATCGCCATCGAAATCCGCCACATGCAGCGGACCGAGGTGTTGGAAGGGGCCGAGTTCTTCTCGATGGGTCAAAAAGGTTCCTCGGCTATGCCACACAAGAAAAACCCTGTTCTGACCGAGAACCTGACAGGTCTGGCGCGCATGGTCCGCGCGGCCGTGATCCCAGCGATGGAGAACGTTGCGCTCTGGCATGAGCGTGATATTTCGCATTCGTCGGTTGAACGTATGATCGGGCCGGACGCCACGATCACGCTCGATTTCGCGCTGGCGCGGCTGACTGGCGTGGTCGACAAGATGCTGATCTTCCCAGAAAACATGATGGAGAACATGAACAAGTTCCCTGGCCTTGTTATGAGCCAGCGGGTTTTGTTGGCGCTGACCCAAGCCGGGGTCAGCCGTGAAGACGCATACGCCATGGTCCAACGCAACGCGCTGAAGGTCTGGGAACATCGCACCGACTTCAAAGAAGAGTTGCTGGCAGATGCGGATGTCACCGCTGCGCTCAGCCCTGAAGAAATCGAAGAAAAATTCGACCTCGGCTATCACACCAAGCATGTCGATACGATCTTTGCCCGAGTGTTCGGCGAATAA